In Deinococcus arcticus, a genomic segment contains:
- a CDS encoding right-handed parallel beta-helix repeat-containing protein, whose protein sequence is MPSVTLLGAALLALSACGHSPSPAASQLHLSAQAAQTYRVSCTATSGPRTLADINRLPLNPGDQVLLQRGCTFPATATSALQVTRSGTSAAPITFGAYGTGAAPVIRQSGQNSTVQIRGSWLVFQDIALVADPLPAAGGGVRCTAQPVGWLVGWEVWGTRNTLNRVSARGYMTGAMLVRGDGTLGFHKVLNSSFFNNSVMQTNTPGGDDDSGAWGILVNSSNNEIAANRFTGNTACSEDYVRDGASVEIYQSSNNWIHHNETHEDVAFVELGGTPDLPSRNNRIEDNVYMPVQTGGAFVTLRGARSTWGANPGTSVRRNTSYLADLGITCSDGCSAQILVAEDNRIWERQISSGLTNKTFAFWADAPVSERRNTFWRDDGRPVASIDGSQLDSTDRTAPFTRPNPTF, encoded by the coding sequence ATGCCCTCTGTCACTCTTCTGGGGGCCGCGCTGCTGGCCCTCAGCGCCTGCGGCCACAGCCCCTCCCCCGCAGCCAGTCAGCTCCACCTGAGCGCGCAGGCGGCGCAGACCTACCGGGTGTCGTGCACCGCCACCAGTGGCCCCCGGACCCTGGCCGACATCAACCGGCTGCCCCTGAACCCAGGCGATCAGGTGCTGCTGCAGCGGGGGTGCACCTTCCCGGCCACCGCCACCTCCGCCCTGCAGGTCACCCGCTCGGGCACCAGTGCGGCGCCCATCACCTTCGGGGCCTACGGCACGGGTGCGGCGCCTGTCATCCGGCAGAGTGGCCAGAATTCCACGGTGCAGATCCGGGGGTCGTGGCTGGTCTTTCAGGACATTGCGCTGGTGGCCGATCCACTGCCAGCGGCCGGGGGCGGCGTGCGCTGCACCGCCCAGCCGGTGGGCTGGCTGGTGGGCTGGGAGGTCTGGGGCACCCGCAACACCCTGAACCGCGTCTCGGCGCGCGGCTACATGACGGGCGCCATGCTGGTGCGCGGCGACGGCACGCTGGGCTTTCACAAGGTGCTGAACAGCAGTTTCTTCAATAATTCGGTGATGCAGACGAACACCCCCGGCGGCGACGACGATTCCGGCGCCTGGGGCATCCTGGTGAACAGCAGCAACAATGAGATCGCCGCCAACCGCTTCACAGGCAATACCGCCTGCAGCGAGGATTATGTCCGCGACGGCGCCAGCGTCGAGATCTACCAGTCCAGCAACAACTGGATTCACCACAACGAAACCCACGAGGACGTGGCCTTTGTGGAACTGGGCGGCACCCCGGACCTGCCCAGCCGCAACAACCGCATTGAGGACAATGTGTACATGCCGGTGCAGACCGGCGGCGCCTTCGTGACGCTGCGCGGCGCCCGCAGCACCTGGGGCGCCAACCCGGGAACGTCGGTGCGGCGCAACACCTCGTACCTGGCTGATCTGGGGATTACCTGCTCTGACGGCTGCTCGGCGCAGATTCTGGTGGCCGAGGACAACCGAATCTGGGAGCGGCAGATCTCCAGCGGCCTGACCAACAAGACTTTTGCCTTCTGGGCCGACGCGCCTGTCTCGGAGCGCCGCAACACCTTCTGGCGCGATGATGGCCGTCCGGTGGCCAGCATTGACGGTAGCCAGCTGGACAGCACCGACCGCACCGCGCCCTTTACGCGGCCCAATCCCACCTTCTAG
- a CDS encoding TolC family protein has product MTRSPLPALRLLLPLLLTLGGAHAQSATTLTLPSAVSRALAQGVDVTSARASLQKAQANLRAVRADPTSLITTLTQAEQEVAAQTAALDAAKLGAAQSAISGYLSAYEGAARVTLAGAQVGLSERNLKIAQARLAARTATALDVSRAQNALNSDRQDLASARATLPVLEAGLGRTLNLQGDLKLSAPPAAPKLSVTLATLQSGLDKRLPSLVQAANGAAFAALQVRLADNDYTPARTLDDARVAAQNAQRSLDDALRAAQTGVRDAYRAAQDAQERVALAQGALQNARTALTQAQARLKAGTAAAVEVQQAQLQVAQAEFSLTQAQGGVWRALSALGQASGVDVTGLVN; this is encoded by the coding sequence ATGACCCGTTCCCCCCTGCCCGCCCTGCGCCTGCTGCTCCCTCTGCTGCTCACCCTGGGCGGCGCCCACGCCCAGAGCGCCACCACCCTGACCCTGCCCTCGGCGGTGAGCCGCGCGCTGGCCCAGGGGGTGGACGTGACAAGCGCCCGCGCCAGCCTGCAAAAAGCCCAGGCCAACCTGCGCGCGGTGCGCGCCGACCCCACCAGCCTGATCACCACCCTCACCCAGGCCGAGCAGGAGGTGGCCGCCCAGACCGCCGCGCTGGACGCCGCCAAGCTGGGTGCGGCGCAGAGCGCCATCAGCGGCTACCTGTCGGCCTACGAGGGCGCTGCCCGGGTCACGCTGGCCGGCGCGCAGGTGGGCCTGAGCGAGCGCAACCTGAAAATTGCCCAGGCCCGGCTCGCCGCGCGCACCGCCACCGCCCTGGACGTGAGCCGCGCCCAGAACGCCCTGAACAGTGACCGCCAGGACCTCGCCAGCGCGCGGGCCACCCTGCCGGTGCTGGAAGCGGGGCTGGGGCGCACCCTGAACCTGCAGGGCGACCTGAAACTGAGTGCCCCGCCCGCCGCGCCCAAGCTGAGCGTGACGCTGGCCACGCTGCAGAGCGGGCTGGACAAACGCCTGCCCAGCCTCGTGCAGGCGGCGAACGGCGCCGCCTTTGCCGCGCTGCAGGTGCGCCTGGCCGACAACGATTACACCCCGGCCCGCACCCTGGACGACGCCCGGGTGGCCGCGCAGAACGCCCAGCGCAGCCTGGACGACGCCCTGCGCGCCGCCCAGACCGGCGTGCGCGACGCCTACCGCGCCGCCCAGGACGCCCAGGAGCGCGTGGCCCTGGCGCAAGGGGCCCTGCAGAACGCCCGCACCGCCCTGACCCAGGCGCAGGCCCGCCTGAAGGCCGGCACCGCTGCCGCCGTGGAGGTCCAGCAGGCCCAGCTGCAGGTCGCGCAGGCCGAATTCAGCCTCACCCAGGCGCAGGGCGGTGTGTGGCGGGCCCTCTCGGCGCTGGGACAGGCCAGCGGCGTGGACGTGACCGGGCTGGTGAACTGA
- a CDS encoding TetR/AcrR family transcriptional regulator yields the protein MARPRQITDEQIVAAAQEVFLEQGFAATTAAIARRAGVSEGTLFNRFPTKEDLFAAAIGLTDYGQWRAALLAAVGQGEVRRNLERATLSMLREAQALVPRLTVMFSRGHDPSHNPMIDRLDDPMRADARALTGYLQGEVALGRVRPLDAEVTALTVVGALTHFIHQEQVMPPPGRTPVDAGRFVRGLLDVLWPGLAP from the coding sequence ATGGCACGCCCCCGGCAGATTACCGATGAACAGATTGTGGCGGCGGCGCAGGAGGTCTTTCTGGAACAGGGTTTTGCGGCCACCACCGCTGCGATTGCCCGCCGCGCGGGGGTTTCTGAAGGCACGCTGTTTAACCGCTTTCCCACCAAGGAGGACCTGTTTGCGGCGGCCATTGGCCTGACCGACTACGGGCAGTGGCGCGCGGCGCTGCTTGCAGCGGTGGGCCAGGGCGAGGTGCGGCGCAACCTGGAGCGCGCCACCCTGAGCATGCTGCGCGAGGCCCAGGCCCTGGTGCCGCGCCTGACGGTGATGTTCTCGCGCGGGCACGACCCCAGCCACAACCCCATGATTGACCGCCTGGACGACCCCATGCGCGCCGATGCCCGGGCACTGACGGGTTACCTGCAGGGCGAGGTGGCCCTGGGGCGCGTGCGCCCGCTGGACGCCGAGGTGACGGCTCTGACGGTGGTGGGCGCCCTGACACATTTCATTCACCAGGAGCAGGTGATGCCGCCGCCTGGGCGCACCCCTGTGGACGCCGGGCGCTTCGTGCGCGGCCTGCTGGATGTGCTGTGGCCCGGCCTGGCCCCCTGA
- a CDS encoding PAAR domain-containing protein has product MPPAARVGDNHTCPLYDGKSPHVGGPVNMGSPTVMIGRMPAARVGDMCVCSGPPDTIARGSATVFINKKPAARLGDMTAHGGVIVAGAPTVNIGG; this is encoded by the coding sequence ATGCCCCCTGCTGCGCGCGTTGGTGACAACCACACCTGCCCCCTGTACGACGGCAAATCGCCGCATGTGGGCGGGCCAGTCAACATGGGCAGCCCCACGGTCATGATTGGCCGCATGCCGGCGGCCCGTGTGGGTGACATGTGCGTGTGTTCGGGTCCGCCTGACACCATTGCCCGGGGCAGCGCCACCGTGTTTATCAACAAGAAGCCGGCTGCCCGTCTGGGCGATATGACCGCCCACGGCGGCGTGATCGTGGCCGGGGCGCCCACCGTGAATATCGGGGGCTGA
- a CDS encoding alpha/beta fold hydrolase: MSLTHHHIVAGDVRLHYVAAGPAGGPPVLLLHGFPEFWRAWERQIGPLARAGFRVIVPDLRGYNLSEKPPGVEAYALHTLQQDVAHLIRALGHERAHVVGHDWGGVIAWALAIRQPAVVHRLVILNAPHPGAARRAMRQPAQWRRSWYILFFQLPWLPERLLDRFGQWALRGVHPAAYTAKDRQLYRQAWHQPGAATAMLNYYRALRLAGQGHTGSLEVRAPTLVLWGDRDVALLPELADGLERWVPGVRVVRFPRASHWVMRDEPLRVNNLITEFLGA, encoded by the coding sequence ATGAGCCTCACGCACCACCACATCGTGGCCGGGGACGTGCGGCTGCACTACGTGGCAGCGGGGCCTGCGGGCGGTCCACCCGTGTTGCTGCTGCACGGCTTCCCGGAGTTCTGGCGGGCCTGGGAGCGGCAGATTGGCCCGCTGGCCCGCGCGGGCTTCCGGGTGATCGTGCCGGACCTGCGGGGCTACAACCTCAGCGAGAAGCCGCCCGGCGTGGAGGCTTACGCGCTGCACACGCTGCAGCAGGACGTGGCCCACCTGATTCGCGCCCTGGGCCACGAGCGGGCGCATGTGGTGGGGCATGACTGGGGCGGCGTCATTGCCTGGGCGCTGGCCATCCGGCAGCCAGCGGTGGTGCACAGACTGGTGATTCTGAACGCGCCGCACCCGGGCGCTGCCCGCCGGGCCATGCGTCAGCCCGCGCAGTGGCGGCGGTCGTGGTACATCCTGTTCTTCCAGCTGCCCTGGCTGCCCGAGCGCCTGCTGGACCGCTTTGGGCAGTGGGCGCTGCGGGGCGTTCACCCGGCCGCCTATACCGCCAAAGACCGCCAGCTGTACCGGCAGGCGTGGCACCAGCCGGGCGCGGCGACCGCCATGCTCAACTATTACCGGGCGCTGCGCCTGGCCGGGCAGGGCCACACCGGGTCGTTGGAGGTGCGCGCGCCCACGCTGGTGCTGTGGGGCGACCGGGACGTGGCCCTGCTGCCCGAACTGGCCGACGGCCTGGAGCGCTGGGTGCCCGGGGTGCGCGTGGTGCGGTTTCCCCGGGCCAGTCACTGGGTCATGCGCGACGAGCCTCTGCGGGTGAACAACCTGATCACCGAGTTTCTTGGGGCGTAG
- a CDS encoding TolC family protein, producing the protein MVHPRSRPRPAPLLMLCAALALSLSVAHAQSTSPSPAATPPPALTPAPPTLTLPELLLALRASPGWRGADLSYQAAALALQSARTRAGLSLSAGADGSLSRVPWNGGEWKGAATVTLSASVAVLPWSPALEGVRSAERALGAAALDLRAARAAQTAALFQALGGLRRAQAGLEAAQAGRTLAERVLAITEAQRAAGLTTDAGVLDRRAGLEAAVAGQESAARAVTQAAQALTRLLGTPVSVGAGVLNPPLPDLTPAGDLETLLARALRQRPEVARAQAAVADAQAGLAAARLDARLPDVSASVRAGQLADAQGGGGRTVGASLNLKAGVLGVQASVPLRDTDSAVSGVALSLSAALPLLGRPQAAALSQAELGLQQAELALASARQATELDVRTRLSALEDERAALPGARTRVQSAETALQNARARLDAGLGTTLDLAQAELALLQARHALQAAQDSVALAGLALAQATADLDPFLPTLPAPLPTGGQP; encoded by the coding sequence ATGGTTCACCCCCGAAGTCGTCCCCGCCCGGCGCCGCTGCTTATGCTCTGCGCCGCGCTGGCCCTGTCCCTCTCTGTCGCACATGCGCAGAGCACGTCGCCTTCCCCGGCCGCCACGCCGCCACCGGCGCTGACCCCCGCCCCGCCCACCCTGACCCTGCCGGAGTTGCTGCTGGCCCTGCGCGCCTCGCCGGGCTGGCGGGGGGCAGACCTGAGCTATCAGGCCGCCGCCCTCGCGCTGCAAAGTGCCCGCACCCGCGCGGGCCTGAGCCTGAGCGCCGGGGCCGACGGTTCGCTGAGCCGCGTGCCCTGGAACGGCGGCGAGTGGAAGGGCGCGGCCACCGTGACCCTGAGTGCCAGCGTGGCCGTGCTGCCCTGGTCGCCGGCCCTGGAAGGGGTGCGCAGCGCCGAGCGGGCCCTGGGCGCGGCGGCCCTGGACCTGCGCGCCGCGCGGGCGGCCCAGACAGCGGCCCTCTTTCAGGCGCTGGGCGGCCTGCGCCGGGCCCAGGCAGGCCTGGAGGCCGCCCAGGCGGGCCGGACGTTGGCCGAGCGGGTGCTGGCCATCACCGAAGCCCAGCGGGCCGCGGGGCTGACCACAGACGCCGGCGTCCTGGACCGCCGCGCGGGTCTGGAAGCGGCGGTGGCGGGCCAGGAGAGTGCCGCACGCGCCGTCACCCAGGCGGCGCAGGCCCTGACCCGGCTGCTGGGCACGCCCGTGAGCGTGGGCGCCGGGGTGCTGAACCCCCCGCTGCCCGACCTGACCCCCGCCGGGGACCTGGAGACGCTGCTGGCCCGCGCCCTGCGCCAGCGCCCCGAGGTGGCCCGCGCCCAGGCAGCAGTGGCCGATGCCCAGGCCGGACTGGCCGCCGCCCGCCTGGACGCCCGGCTGCCCGACGTGAGCGCCAGCGTGCGCGCCGGGCAACTGGCCGACGCCCAGGGCGGCGGCGGGCGCACCGTGGGCGCCAGCCTGAACCTGAAAGCCGGCGTGCTGGGCGTGCAGGCCAGCGTGCCGCTGCGGGACACGGACTCGGCCGTGAGCGGCGTGGCCCTGTCGCTCAGCGCCGCGCTGCCGCTGCTGGGCCGCCCGCAGGCCGCCGCGCTGTCCCAGGCCGAACTGGGGCTGCAACAGGCCGAACTGGCGCTGGCCAGTGCCCGGCAGGCCACCGAGCTGGACGTGCGCACCCGCTTGAGTGCCCTGGAAGACGAGCGCGCCGCGCTGCCGGGGGCGCGCACCCGTGTCCAGTCGGCCGAAACAGCCCTGCAGAATGCCCGCGCCCGCCTGGACGCTGGCCTGGGCACCACGCTGGACCTGGCCCAGGCCGAACTGGCCCTGTTGCAGGCCCGCCACGCGCTGCAGGCCGCCCAGGACAGCGTGGCCCTAGCCGGTCTGGCCCTGGCACAGGCCACCGCCGACCTTGACCCCTTCCTGCCTACTCTCCCCGCCCCCCTGCCCACCGGAGGCCAACCATGA